One Pirellulales bacterium DNA segment encodes these proteins:
- a CDS encoding 1-acyl-sn-glycerol-3-phosphate acyltransferase, producing the protein MFHILLADATNLLAGSILTVLFVAGLAAMLLWWRRSQLTFGQTLLWLVNYLIARLLWGTRVEGSLPQQEGVGAVIVSNHRSGVDPSFIQTCVRRVVYWMVAREYCEIPGLGYLLRILLQVIPVGRGGIDTAATKLAIRLAQQGGLVGMFLEGRINETDKLLLPGRPGAALVALKARVPVIPVFITGSPYDGTPLGPLKMRAHVRVKIGQPIDLSQYYGREKEAGVMEEITKQLLREIARLAGQPNFEPQLAGRRWKRGEEEIENGNGNGVESNRVEPHAPASPGENVGQNGHGAGSSSPIDRPTTAG; encoded by the coding sequence ATGTTCCACATCCTGCTTGCCGACGCCACCAACTTGCTCGCCGGTTCTATCTTGACCGTGCTCTTCGTTGCGGGATTGGCGGCCATGCTTCTTTGGTGGCGGCGCTCGCAGTTGACGTTCGGACAAACGCTGCTGTGGCTGGTCAATTATTTGATTGCACGGCTCCTGTGGGGAACCCGCGTCGAAGGCTCGCTTCCCCAGCAAGAAGGCGTGGGGGCCGTCATTGTGTCGAACCACCGCAGCGGGGTCGATCCGTCTTTCATTCAAACGTGTGTCCGGCGCGTGGTGTATTGGATGGTCGCCCGCGAATACTGCGAAATTCCTGGATTGGGATATTTACTGCGGATCTTGTTGCAGGTCATTCCGGTGGGACGCGGCGGCATCGACACTGCCGCCACCAAGCTAGCGATCCGCCTGGCGCAACAAGGCGGACTGGTCGGAATGTTTCTTGAAGGACGCATCAACGAAACCGACAAGCTGTTGCTTCCCGGGCGCCCCGGCGCCGCACTGGTGGCGTTAAAGGCGCGCGTACCGGTTATTCCCGTATTTATTACCGGCTCGCCTTACGACGGCACCCCCTTGGGGCCGCTGAAAATGCGGGCCCATGTCCGAGTGAAAATCGGCCAGCCGATCGATCTGTCGCAATATTACGGTCGTGAAAAAGAAGCCGGGGTGATGGAGGAAATCACTAAACAGCTCCTGCGCGAAATAGCGCGCCTGGCCGGCCAGCCCAATTTCGAGCCGCAATTGGCAGGCCGACGTTGGAAGCGGGGCGAAGAGGAAATCGAAAACGGCAATGGCAATGGCGTCGAAAGCAACCGTGTCGAACCGCATGCTCCGGCCAGCCCTGGGGAAAATGTTGGTCAAAACGGACACGGCGCCGGTTCCTCCTCGCCCATCGATCGCCCCACCACGGCCGGCTAG
- a CDS encoding DUF1080 domain-containing protein, whose product MKLPCAWLLVVLASVLYLASGTFAADAPTATAAIAQAKLDTAQSKADSAQSKADKDQFVSLFNGKDLTGWHGDPDLWKVTDGVIVGTTDDKQIKHNSFLISDKPYKNFVLKADFKLRNHNSGIQFRSVELPEFDCKGYQADMADKRYTGILHEEKGRIIVADVKEDEVKQHYTPGEWAHYVITADGPHIKQEINGYTTIDYTEPEGDKTPKEGILGLQLHAGQKMEVEFKNIEIKELP is encoded by the coding sequence ATGAAATTGCCATGCGCTTGGCTCTTGGTGGTTCTCGCGAGTGTTTTGTACCTGGCGTCAGGCACTTTTGCGGCTGACGCTCCGACAGCGACCGCAGCCATTGCTCAAGCCAAGCTCGACACCGCTCAAAGCAAGGCCGACAGTGCTCAAAGCAAGGCCGACAAAGATCAATTCGTTTCGCTGTTCAACGGGAAAGATTTGACCGGCTGGCACGGTGATCCGGACCTATGGAAAGTAACCGATGGTGTTATTGTCGGCACAACCGACGACAAGCAAATCAAGCACAATTCATTTCTCATCAGCGACAAGCCGTACAAAAATTTTGTGCTGAAGGCCGATTTCAAGCTCCGCAACCACAACAGCGGCATTCAGTTTCGCAGCGTCGAATTGCCCGAGTTCGATTGCAAAGGCTACCAGGCCGACATGGCCGATAAGCGCTACACCGGCATTTTGCACGAGGAAAAAGGACGCATCATTGTTGCCGACGTGAAAGAAGACGAAGTCAAGCAGCATTACACGCCTGGCGAGTGGGCCCATTACGTGATTACCGCCGATGGCCCGCACATCAAGCAGGAAATCAACGGCTATACCACCATCGATTACACCGAGCCCGAGGGAGACAAAACGCCGAAAGAAGGCATCCTGGGGCTGCAACTCCACGCCGGCCAGAAGATGGAAGTGGAGTTCAAAAACATCGAGATCAAAGAATTGCCCTAA
- a CDS encoding CAP domain-containing protein, translating into MLSKFAIQTVFAVIGLFVSSSLAIALANDADLPAQSTQKQPASSQTDSAKSSAKSTDAGNVKIPKLYEVEQQMIQQTNSQRAKYGLPPLLVDQSLEKTARTHTIWMTNNRTLQHSTDNIGENIAMGQRTTDEAVSDWMASPGHRANILNTSYKRTGVAAYRTPDGTIYWCQQFLP; encoded by the coding sequence ATGCTCTCAAAGTTCGCAATTCAGACGGTTTTCGCAGTTATTGGCCTGTTCGTCAGCAGTTCGCTGGCAATTGCCTTGGCAAACGATGCTGATCTGCCGGCGCAATCCACGCAGAAACAGCCCGCTTCGTCCCAGACAGATTCAGCCAAATCGTCGGCCAAGTCGACCGACGCCGGAAATGTCAAAATTCCCAAGCTATACGAAGTCGAGCAGCAGATGATCCAGCAAACGAACTCCCAGCGAGCCAAATACGGCCTGCCGCCGCTGTTGGTCGATCAAAGTCTGGAGAAAACCGCACGAACCCATACCATTTGGATGACCAATAACCGCACATTGCAGCACTCGACGGATAACATCGGCGAGAATATTGCCATGGGGCAACGAACGACCGACGAAGCAGTTAGCGATTGGATGGCCAGCCCTGGCCACCGCGCCAATATTTTGAATACCTCCTACAAGCGCACTGGCGTGGCGGCATATCGCACGCCGGATGGCACCATTTATTGGTGCCAACAGTTTTTGCCGTAG
- a CDS encoding PQQ-binding-like beta-propeller repeat protein, which translates to MKTVAIFVLVSVPLAVFTPSMGTLAADLPVTTSDWPQWQGPNRDGISSETGLLQQWPEGGPELAWKAAGLGPGFAGVSLQNGRIYTMGQRDNKETVLALDANQRGKPLWCTPIGDTAENGGYGGPRCTPTADGDLVYALGSHGDLDCLNAATGAIVWHKNLPLDFGGRMMSGWGYSESPLIDGDQLICTPGGQDALLVALNKKTGAEIWRCGIPKAAQAEMTKKGNDGAGYSSIVISHAANKKQYVQFVGRGLVGFSPDGKYLWGYNKIANPVANISTPIVHDDNVFASAAYDSGAVQLKLVATPGGGIEAQPVYEIPSRTFQNHHGGMVLVNGYLYAGHGQKMGLPICLDWKTGHVIWGGDQRGPGEGSAAVAYADGRLYFRYEDGTMALIGASPAGYKVYGTFKIPGVEQPSWSHPVIADGKLYLREQDALLCYKLK; encoded by the coding sequence GTGAAAACCGTTGCCATATTCGTTCTCGTTTCTGTGCCGCTGGCCGTTTTCACGCCATCCATGGGAACTCTGGCTGCTGACCTGCCGGTCACTACCAGTGATTGGCCGCAATGGCAGGGACCTAACCGGGACGGCATTTCGTCCGAAACCGGCCTGCTCCAACAATGGCCCGAAGGCGGGCCCGAACTGGCTTGGAAGGCCGCGGGTTTGGGGCCCGGTTTCGCCGGCGTTTCGCTCCAAAATGGCCGCATTTACACGATGGGCCAGCGCGATAACAAGGAAACCGTTCTGGCATTGGATGCCAACCAGCGCGGCAAACCGCTATGGTGCACCCCCATTGGCGACACTGCCGAAAACGGCGGATATGGCGGCCCGCGCTGCACGCCTACGGCCGATGGCGATTTGGTTTATGCGCTGGGCTCCCATGGTGATTTGGACTGTCTGAATGCAGCCACCGGCGCCATCGTTTGGCACAAGAACTTGCCCCTAGATTTCGGCGGCCGCATGATGTCGGGCTGGGGGTATAGCGAATCGCCGCTGATCGATGGCGACCAGTTGATTTGCACTCCCGGCGGCCAGGATGCGCTGCTTGTCGCCTTGAATAAAAAAACAGGAGCCGAAATTTGGCGCTGTGGCATTCCGAAAGCAGCTCAAGCGGAAATGACGAAAAAGGGAAACGATGGCGCCGGCTATTCGTCGATCGTCATTTCCCACGCCGCGAACAAAAAACAATACGTGCAGTTCGTAGGCCGCGGGCTAGTTGGCTTTTCGCCCGATGGTAAATATTTGTGGGGCTACAACAAAATTGCCAATCCCGTGGCGAACATTTCCACGCCAATCGTGCACGACGACAACGTGTTTGCTTCGGCCGCCTACGATTCCGGCGCAGTGCAATTGAAATTGGTGGCCACGCCCGGCGGCGGGATCGAAGCGCAGCCGGTATACGAAATTCCCAGCCGCACGTTTCAAAACCACCACGGCGGCATGGTGCTGGTCAACGGTTACCTGTACGCCGGGCATGGACAGAAAATGGGGCTGCCGATTTGTCTCGATTGGAAAACTGGTCATGTGATCTGGGGTGGCGATCAGCGCGGACCGGGCGAAGGCTCTGCCGCAGTGGCCTACGCCGACGGCCGACTGTACTTCCGCTATGAAGACGGCACGATGGCGCTGATCGGCGCTTCGCCTGCCGGCTACAAAGTGTACGGCACGTTCAAAATTCCCGGCGTTGAACAGCCAAGCTGGTCGCATCCGGTAATCGCCGACGGCAAGCTGTATTTGCGCGAGCAAGACGCACTGCTGTGCTATAAGCTAAAGTGA
- the dnaB gene encoding replicative DNA helicase yields MATVDRKANPKPRKPPVTSEILDRQPPRSLEAEKAVLGSILLLPYVCDDVALVIRPDDFYDDANRCIFQHFLDLQNLSRQIDMALLVERLRTAGEYEKIGGAGYLAEIARSVPTAANAVHYAEIVRDKALLRGLIGSSTEILRDAYEDGSDPREQLNRAEQKIFAILSEGQTSSVVSAHDLIHEAMLRIEQREKGEHKVAGVDCGFPGIDELTGGLHNGELIIIAARPSMGKTAFALNLAEYAATELKVPSLVCSLEMSAIELADRLLCSSARVDSHRLRNGRATVDERKKLIEAAAVLTQSPLFLDDSPSRTVLEINAVARRLRRTQKLGLIVIDYLQLVEPDNPKDNRQEQVARIARRLKGMARELDVPVVCLAQLNRQAEQTGDHLPRLSHLRESGAIEQDADVVMFVHREEYYLTPEEREKEKQDGNPRGLLGGAQIIISKQRNGPTGEVKLHWKHEFTRFETLTQKPYEDFEQFAPSSEPF; encoded by the coding sequence ATGGCCACGGTCGATCGCAAAGCCAACCCCAAGCCGCGCAAGCCCCCGGTCACTTCCGAAATTCTCGATCGCCAGCCGCCGCGCAGCCTGGAAGCGGAAAAAGCAGTGCTGGGCAGCATTCTATTGTTGCCGTACGTGTGCGACGACGTGGCTTTAGTGATTCGCCCCGACGATTTCTACGACGATGCCAACCGCTGCATCTTTCAGCATTTTTTGGATTTGCAAAATCTGTCGCGGCAAATCGACATGGCCCTGTTGGTTGAGCGGCTCCGCACGGCGGGTGAGTACGAAAAAATCGGCGGCGCCGGCTACCTGGCCGAAATTGCGCGCAGCGTGCCCACTGCCGCCAATGCCGTGCACTATGCCGAGATTGTCCGCGACAAGGCATTGCTGCGCGGTCTGATTGGTTCCAGCACGGAAATTTTGCGCGACGCTTACGAAGACGGCTCCGATCCACGCGAGCAACTCAATCGAGCGGAGCAAAAAATCTTTGCCATCCTCAGCGAAGGGCAAACCAGCAGCGTGGTTAGCGCCCACGATTTAATTCATGAGGCCATGCTGCGGATCGAGCAGCGCGAAAAAGGGGAGCATAAGGTTGCCGGAGTCGATTGCGGATTTCCCGGCATCGATGAGCTTACCGGCGGCCTGCACAATGGCGAGCTCATTATTATTGCCGCCCGGCCGAGCATGGGAAAAACCGCCTTTGCGCTGAACTTGGCGGAATATGCGGCGACGGAATTGAAAGTTCCTTCGCTAGTGTGCAGCCTGGAAATGTCGGCAATTGAGCTGGCCGATCGGTTGCTTTGTTCGTCGGCCAGGGTTGATTCGCACCGCTTGCGCAACGGCCGGGCCACCGTCGACGAGCGCAAAAAGCTCATCGAAGCGGCGGCGGTGCTCACGCAATCGCCGTTGTTTTTAGACGACAGCCCCAGCCGCACGGTGTTGGAAATTAACGCCGTGGCCCGCAGGTTGCGGAGAACGCAAAAGCTGGGACTAATTGTGATCGATTATTTGCAACTCGTGGAGCCCGACAATCCGAAAGACAATCGTCAGGAACAAGTGGCGCGCATCGCTCGGCGGTTGAAAGGCATGGCCCGCGAGTTGGATGTGCCCGTCGTTTGCCTGGCCCAGCTCAACCGGCAGGCGGAGCAAACGGGCGATCATTTGCCGCGGCTCAGCCATTTGCGCGAATCGGGCGCCATTGAGCAAGATGCGGACGTGGTCATGTTCGTTCACCGGGAGGAATATTACCTCACGCCGGAGGAGCGGGAAAAGGAAAAGCAAGACGGTAACCCGCGCGGTCTGTTGGGCGGGGCACAAATCATCATCTCCAAACAGCGCAATGGCCCTACCGGCGAAGTCAAACTGCATTGGAAGCACGAATTTACACGCTTCGAAACGCTGACGCAAAAGCCCTACGAAGATTTCGAGCAATTCGCTCCCAGCAGCGAGCCGTTTTAA
- the rplI gene encoding 50S ribosomal protein L9, translating into MPTTKASAKHKPRRKHARDKRLQRGQHGGIELLLIQSVDHLGKQGEVVEVKRGYAMNYLLPQGLATVANDHHKRMVEKHKAKLLQIQHERLAGLRQLADRIGAQSVTIEANANDEGHLYGSVGAPEIVRALKQQEITVTSDQVRLKGPLKELGLYTVEVHLGQEIEAQLKVWVVPTVGDAEGEIKPEAKEGGAKASDSKESKSAEAKSSGKKTAAKGADKQ; encoded by the coding sequence ATGCCGACAACCAAAGCCAGTGCGAAACACAAACCTCGCCGCAAGCACGCAAGAGATAAACGCTTGCAGCGCGGGCAACATGGGGGCATCGAATTGTTGCTGATTCAATCGGTCGATCACCTCGGCAAGCAGGGTGAAGTGGTTGAAGTGAAGCGCGGCTACGCCATGAACTATTTGCTGCCGCAAGGCTTGGCCACCGTAGCGAACGACCATCACAAGCGCATGGTCGAAAAGCACAAGGCCAAGCTGTTGCAAATTCAGCATGAGCGTTTGGCCGGCCTGCGGCAACTGGCCGATCGCATTGGCGCCCAAAGCGTAACGATTGAAGCCAACGCCAATGATGAAGGGCACTTATACGGCTCAGTGGGCGCACCGGAAATTGTTCGCGCGCTCAAGCAGCAGGAAATTACGGTCACGTCCGACCAGGTCCGGCTAAAAGGACCGCTCAAGGAGCTGGGCTTGTACACCGTGGAGGTGCATTTAGGCCAAGAGATTGAAGCCCAGCTGAAAGTGTGGGTTGTGCCGACGGTCGGCGATGCGGAAGGCGAAATCAAGCCGGAAGCAAAGGAAGGGGGGGCCAAAGCGTCCGATTCGAAGGAATCCAAATCCGCCGAAGCAAAGTCGTCTGGCAAAAAGACCGCGGCCAAAGGTGCAGACAAGCAATAA
- the ssb gene encoding single-stranded DNA-binding protein has protein sequence MASFNRVILVGNLTRDPELRYIPSGTAVTDVGLAVNDRRKNAQGEWVDETTFVDVTLWGRTAEVASEYLNKGSPVLIEGRLKLDTWEKEGKKQSKLRVVGERMQMLGAKGQGSGGPGKAAARPGRESAPAAEEFSAAEVGGYEGGGEPGGPPDLPF, from the coding sequence ATGGCCAGTTTCAACCGCGTTATTTTGGTCGGCAATCTTACCCGTGATCCGGAATTGCGATACATTCCTAGCGGCACGGCGGTGACCGATGTCGGCTTGGCAGTGAACGACCGCCGCAAAAACGCGCAGGGAGAATGGGTCGATGAAACCACGTTCGTCGATGTCACATTGTGGGGACGCACGGCGGAAGTGGCCAGCGAATACCTTAACAAAGGCTCGCCCGTGTTGATCGAAGGGCGACTGAAGCTCGACACGTGGGAAAAGGAAGGCAAAAAGCAATCGAAGCTTCGTGTCGTTGGGGAGCGCATGCAAATGCTTGGCGCCAAAGGGCAAGGAAGTGGGGGTCCCGGCAAAGCCGCCGCACGGCCAGGTCGCGAATCTGCCCCGGCGGCCGAAGAATTTAGTGCCGCAGAAGTTGGCGGTTACGAAGGTGGCGGAGAACCCGGCGGTCCGCCCGATCTCCCGTTTTAA
- the rpsF gene encoding 30S ribosomal protein S6: MSQHVYEGMFILDSNRYARDAAGTVSQIPGAVEQFGGKVLASRLWEERRLAYPIKGHRKGTYWLTYFQLDGDQLHNLTRQFQLNEAVLRNLLLKIDSRIADAMVQHALTGGGPMAERKPKPEPEVKAPVEAVVEEISGEEAE, translated from the coding sequence TTGTCTCAGCACGTTTACGAAGGCATGTTCATTCTCGATTCCAATCGCTATGCCCGCGATGCTGCCGGCACGGTGTCGCAAATTCCCGGCGCGGTGGAGCAATTCGGCGGTAAGGTGTTGGCCAGCCGCCTGTGGGAAGAACGCCGCTTGGCGTATCCCATTAAGGGACATCGCAAGGGAACCTATTGGCTCACGTACTTCCAACTCGATGGCGATCAACTCCACAACCTGACGCGGCAATTTCAATTGAACGAAGCCGTGCTGCGCAACCTGCTGCTCAAAATCGATTCGCGAATTGCCGACGCCATGGTGCAGCACGCCTTAACCGGCGGCGGACCTATGGCGGAGCGCAAGCCTAAGCCGGAACCGGAAGTCAAAGCACCCGTGGAAGCAGTAGTCGAAGAAATCAGCGGCGAGGAAGCGGAATAA
- the pth gene encoding aminoacyl-tRNA hydrolase has product MKLVVGLGNPGRKYEGTRHNVGFAVLGELVRRHRCPRPKTNFQGEITEAEFNGQKILLLWPHTFMNLSGSSVLAARDFYKVETAEVLIVCDDFNLPLGKLRFRGEGSSGGQKGLADVLERLGTQAVPRLRIGVGPAPPNWDPADFVLSRFTKEELPIIEITLSRAADAVQDWISDGIANCMNKYNA; this is encoded by the coding sequence GTGAAACTTGTCGTGGGGTTGGGCAACCCCGGCCGGAAATACGAGGGCACTCGCCACAATGTTGGCTTTGCAGTGCTCGGCGAATTGGTGCGGCGGCATCGCTGCCCACGGCCAAAGACAAACTTTCAAGGAGAAATTACCGAGGCGGAATTTAACGGCCAAAAGATACTGCTCTTATGGCCGCATACGTTTATGAACCTGAGCGGCAGCAGCGTGTTGGCCGCCCGAGATTTTTATAAAGTAGAAACCGCGGAAGTGTTGATTGTTTGCGACGATTTCAACCTGCCGTTAGGCAAGTTGCGATTTCGCGGCGAAGGCTCGTCGGGCGGGCAAAAAGGCTTGGCTGACGTGCTTGAGCGGTTGGGAACCCAGGCGGTTCCCCGACTGCGAATTGGCGTGGGGCCGGCGCCGCCAAACTGGGATCCGGCCGATTTTGTATTATCTCGGTTTACGAAAGAAGAATTGCCAATCATCGAAATCACGTTAAGTCGCGCCGCTGATGCGGTGCAGGATTGGATCAGCGACGGAATTGCAAATTGCATGAACAAATATAACGCTTAA
- a CDS encoding 50S ribosomal protein L25, whose protein sequence is MAETLQADARDSSGKRNSKRLRAVGKVPAVLYGHGQKTVSLAIPSEQISAAVRHGSRVVKLKGAANDSALIRELQYDTFGLEILHVDFARVSEHERVRVEVPLEIRGQAAGIKEGGVIEHLIHTVEIECPVSSIPDKVVINVAALKLDDSMTVGQATLPEGAKIVSGADEIAVQCLKPKSEEDEGAAEAAAEGTVEPELIRKEKPAEDEEEKE, encoded by the coding sequence ATGGCTGAAACATTGCAAGCAGACGCCCGAGATTCTAGCGGGAAACGAAACTCCAAGCGGTTACGCGCGGTCGGCAAGGTGCCGGCGGTGTTGTACGGACACGGCCAAAAGACGGTCAGCTTGGCAATCCCCTCGGAGCAAATTTCCGCTGCCGTGCGGCACGGCTCCCGCGTCGTCAAGCTGAAGGGCGCCGCCAACGACAGCGCGCTCATTCGCGAATTGCAGTACGATACGTTCGGGCTGGAAATTCTGCATGTCGATTTTGCCCGCGTGTCTGAACACGAACGGGTGCGCGTGGAAGTGCCGCTGGAGATTCGTGGCCAGGCGGCAGGCATTAAAGAAGGGGGCGTGATCGAGCATTTAATTCACACCGTCGAAATCGAATGTCCCGTGAGCTCCATTCCTGACAAGGTGGTCATCAACGTGGCCGCGCTGAAGCTGGATGACTCGATGACGGTGGGCCAGGCGACCCTGCCAGAAGGGGCGAAAATTGTTTCCGGGGCCGATGAAATTGCCGTTCAATGCTTGAAGCCGAAGTCTGAGGAAGATGAAGGTGCTGCGGAAGCTGCCGCCGAAGGCACTGTGGAACCCGAATTGATTCGCAAGGAAAAACCAGCGGAAGACGAGGAAGAGAAAGAATAG